The DNA window ACCTCGAACGACACCACCCAGCGCGCTACCGGTATCGCCGGCAGCAGCAACGGTGACAGCGGTAACTCCAATATCTTCAACCCCACTAGGAGCACGTATCTCAACGCGAACACCACCACGCTGCTAGAGCAACTACGGAGCACCGTGGCACCGCTCTTGAGCGACTTGGGTAACAGGACCCCGATCTTTTCTGGATCTTACTCCAACGTGAATACCGCGGTGAGTGATTAAATGGgttttggaaaattattttattttctacccgacaaagttaaattaacacgTGAGTCTTTTGTAGTTTATAATATCTGGATAATTGAAAGAATGACAGTTTTACAGCACTTGGTATACCTATGATATATTTAAGTAGAAATGTCTTGCGTATATTTtgggaatattttattatcattaattctTCGTAGATCAACTAAGTTGTTTAAGATCCAAATTCTTCCATTTTACCAATTCtacatatacaaaaaagtACTCAAATTCGGACAtgtacaaaaaagtaaaaaaaagacatccgattattaatatttaaaaaatatattagaatttttttagtttttttaggacttaaaaatctttaaaaaattacagtctTTTTATAGCAGTGACAATTGATTAAACAGAGGAAAACAAGTTGCTTcgcagattaattaattattctacattattttaatataatacaattaaaaagttttattgaaataatttcaatttagttaaaaattttttttttttactttctttgtTTCTGTGCCCGAATTTGAGATTCAGAATTagcaaaattggaaaattgcCTGGCTCGCAAACAATTCAGTTGGTCTGCAAAAGATTAATCataatattctcaaaatatcctacattaatgtaaattagtttaaaaaattttattgaaataatttatcatactATTgtgatgtaaatatttatttatatctgaaGTATTTCAACAATcattatgattaatttatttacaaatattatggGTGCAAAAATGGTGCattttagtttttacataaacgaacaaattatttttttaatgataaatagcTCTTTTTATGAGATTGTTTTTGTAGATTATAGCTTTTATATTTCAGGAAAAGATTTGTagaagtatataattttttcctaaacaCAGAATTCAGCTCCCAGGATAACACCTAATGGTTCTCCGCCAAGATTCAGTGCAAGATATAAAGGAGCAGAATTGTTCGTAAGAAAACCGTCCGGTGTAGTACCATCGATTACAACGTCGTCGACTACAGCCTCAACACCGATAGAGGTAAGACTTTTAAGGATTTGGAGAGAATTTTATAAAGGCCCTCTCATCGAGGATAAATGAGCCTTTTGTATAATCATCTTTTAATTACATGCTGTGTACTCAATCGAATAGACGATTCATAAACttgctaattttaatttgacactTTAATAGCAACAATTCGCGTTGACATGACATTCTTCTCACTTTGATACGTGattttacgataaatatatgtttatcataaatatctcgcgtaatttttatatatttgtggaaaaaaagcttttatttttagaagcCGTAATAACGATGTCGTAGATTTACAGTTACAGTAGttgtaatatatactttacGTACGACTGAATGTTATATCtgatttagtattattattattgttgttattattattattattataagataaaatggCCGCATTTCATATGCCTTTTACGTATATAATATGCATAAATGTATACAATTGTGTGCTCACCACTCCATTGTATATGAAGCATACTTTTCATAGTTAGCTTAAAAATAAGttctaataatttgtattaagaATTCGTGACAAAAAAATCCAGGTAAGGCGATATGCAAGCCGAACGCGCGTAAATGGTTCCCTTCAGGAGAAGTTACGTGAGGTAATTTTCTGTGCTTAAAAGGTATTCCCTACGAAGGTACCAGAGGATTCCGAAGCAGTTGCGCCGCCATCGTGGACTGGCTCTATCGTCTCCACCCCATCGAGCGATCTTGTACTTAATCATATCGACGCAAACAACCTGCGTTAATCTCTGACCATCCTCTGATCGCAATAAGAAACCGATAATTCGTTATACACGCCTTTTTcaactttactttttttagcTCATAGCCGAAGTATAACGACTGTCGTACGAGTTACAGACttgcattttttcaaattgtattaACAATAGCTCCGATTGATACAGTCTATGTTCATCTGTGAATATCGACATTCTAAAAAGAGCACATTTCTCTTGCTTTGAAAGAGCACGTCAGCACAAGCATAATCATTGCACAAACGTTCTACTGGGATTAAGGTCGATAAAGATCATTAAATGTTACGCTCTCTAACACTTAGGAGAAGGATCCacctcgaaaaaaaaaataataagatgaCTTATTAACTTCGAGGAAAATTAATACACGGTCATCGGTCATGTCACGTTATCTCATAGCACTCACATATCATACACTTATATGTGCAATTATTGTATCATACAATATGTTGTCatacaactatatatttttttataataaatgtatacaatttttagCATAACACGTGATTAGCAATTGTTTGCCCTTATTTAGCCATGctagagttaaaaaaattacagtaaaaacctgcacatacgtatatatagtattaaaaaagtataatttttttaaatactatatatatagttttaatactaatatatatatatatatatatatatatatatatatatatatatatatatatagggaaaataaaacagtagatattaatttatagtttaattttattttacttataattatatatttacaagcaaaattataaatgaattaaaagagCAATATTGAGACGTTTTGAGCAACCGTTATGAATGTGTGTACAatgcgaaaaataaaattatttattgactaGTAGAGTAACTGCAACAACCACAAGAATCATTTGCGATCAAAAAATgccatattttatatagatgtaatttcataataaatacataattaaattaatcgtatgaatataattatagaagTACAATAACtttcattatctttataaagcttttaataaaatcttaagaacatcgtttcaattttaaagtatGACTTGAAAGTGTATAGACCTCTGTGGTTCTTGAGTTGTTCCAATTTCAATTTCtgataatgtaaataaattcttgtaCCTTATTAAATCACAGAAATTGTCAACGTGTTTACAATAAATCCACAGATACTCGTTTCACTATATGTTTTAGCATTTATCATTTATCTGTCACATCGCATCTTTATCcgttatttgatattttatcttCAAGTATCTTCAAGAGACATCGAGTACAGATCTATCAATCTATCTTGATTCTATAGACATTTCGCATGTTTGATCTCATTAAGAAAATATCGCTCTTGGACAGCGAGAAGTGAAAGTACACATTCGTGCATAATAGATAGTTTATAATGAGCATTCTATACATCcgttatctctctctctctctctctctctctctctctctctctctctctctctctctctctctctctctctttctgtattACACGATTAAATAAggaattaaaagatataaaatataaatggagGAAGAATATGTCGCCATCACGCATCCTTCGCAATCAATGTGCCTCATTTTCTTATTCCTTGATCTTATTCACTGAtccattttacaataattttaacatcttttttctataaatttctcttataaagtatattttaaaatatttaagcaaTTGTATCAGAATTAAATTAGTTTCGCGTAACAACGTTTGCGCGACGCGAGTAAGTTCTCTCGTACTTCGCACGTGCCGTGAACGTTTGCCGTTTTTCGAAGCTTCCATCGGGCAATCGTGCGAGAAATTGTTAATGCAATACTTCCGTAATAATGTAATAGCGAAAGTACGTCGATAGTGGCCTCTGTAGACGCAAGGTAAGAGCCGGTAATGTCCCgaagaatagaaaaagatatcGGAGACGAGAAGGAAACTAGTTTCTCTCTACCGTCTTTATCTTTAATCTTAAGAACAAGTTCTAAATGACGGCTGTTACATCAAGCCTTTACGTTCGGCGACAATTCTACTTCCTCTCGCAATAGTTTGTACATGTACCTAAAGATGGTGTATGCTCACATGTTCTCTCATACAACGTCTATTTATGCAATTGTATGTAATTGTGtcgaaacataattttttttacaaaataacacGCTAATTGCTAATATTTACGTCATCGTTGTATTTATTTGAGTGCACATTTGTAAATAGAACAACTAAAACGTATTAACTCTTAAATGCGCAAACTGCCCTTATTGTTTAATGTTGCATTTGGATTtgcatttgtttttattttaactgagCTCACGCCAAAAGGCTCGACGCGTTTAAGGGTTGAAACGTCATCCTCGACATGTAGATTACGCGCATTATAAAAAGCCATACCCGTTTAACTGATCGTGTTTGAAACCTGACTTACTTTATCACACCGTAATTGCACCAAAGTGTGTACAGCACTCGCACGCACCGAATTTCTGATTGCAGAATTCCGGTTCGGCACCGCCCATTGCCATCAACAGCCCCGGCGAGCCCAGATTCGTCACTTTTTATCAGGCATTAGAGTCGGCTAGCATAAGAAACGAGAATCTGGGCGTGGATGACGTGTCACAGCGGCAAAAACTAACTGGCGTGGTAACGAAGGTAGAGCCTAACGCTACTGTATCTAACGGCGCCGGTAACGACATTGCTAACAATAATGACACCAACGCATCAATCACCGcgactactactactactacatTCTCCCCAGATACTACTATTGTAGACACTACTACCGTCGTTCAGTCGGCAGACAATTCGCTCGTTTCGAGATTAAGTGCAGAGAATAGTACTGATGGTGGTCCGGAAACCGTCACGACAACAGTACGAACCCCCGCAAATTCGGACGTGAACGAAGGAGAAATGACTCAAACCTCCATTTCTGAATCACCCGGAACTACTGTCCCCGTTAACACGATAACACCGCCGTCCGATGCGAATGTCTCGGGTACTTTTCCCAGTACCCAAACCACATCGACCAGTGTCGCCGATGTGACTCTGGCAGCATTGTCCTCCACGGAATCGAACGTTCTCGATGATGACGTTCGATCTACTGAATCGGTGGACACGAGCACGGAGATAGCCACATCGCTACCCATTACCGAAAGGGTGAACATTAATATATCCGGTTCTCAGAATTTGCAAGCGGCGAGTGACATTCTGGATACAACACCGACGCCGATTACCGAGAGCGTCACCGTAACACCGGAAGCGACGACTGTGTCCGCGATAAACGACAAGTCGTCGGAGAATATTGAGGCAAATACCATGCAACAGCCTGAGAAAACGACGCTTCGGACAACGGAACCAATCGAAGATATAGAAACGAACACCGTACAGCAGTCCGACGTGACGATTCCGTCACAAATGACAATGGAAATCACGAGTACCGCCGAACCGACCACCacagaagaaatttcaaaCGACATAATTGAGATCCGTGCGACGGTAGCACCCATCTTCACGACTACGTACCCGCGACTGATCGACTACGCGCAAGACATTCTATCGCGTTTGTCGCATAAAGGTTTTTCCACGGTTAGAACACCAACTCAGAAACCTACCGTAACGACAACCGTTTTTCCTGAGATGTCCAACACGATACCGGATTCGTCGACAAACGCAGGAAGCCCGGAAGAGACTACTGTGCGAGAAACATCGACGATACCACCAGATGTAGAGTTGGTACCGACTACGACGACGAATGGACCAGAAGTAATTACTCGAAACACAGTAGGTTTGGACACTGCCTCTCAGCCTAACGGCCAAGAGACAAACGCACGGAATACACTGGACTCAAGTACAACAACAGGACAGACATTATCGAGTACCATAGGCAATGAGCGTAACGCGACATCTGATCCTGAATTGACAACGACGGCAGACGAAGAAATTCCCATTACCACGCCGATACCAGTTCCGCGACTCGTCGATTCTATTATGGAAAACGATTCCCAGTCATCCAACGATACATTGCTCACTGAGCTAATGACTATCGCTAAGACTCTCTTCACGGAAGGAATGAACGACACGCGGCAATTGACTCAGATTGATGGCATGGTAGGAAACGACAATGAAAATCGTTCCGTGTTGATCTTGAACGGCACGGAAGCCACCATTACACCTTCCGAACTTTTGAAATTCTTAGCAAATACTACCGAATATGTAGATGTCACAATGTCTGTTGATTTACCTGGAAGCGAAAGAGAAGATAACTCCACCCGCGCCCCTGTTGTAGGATCGAAAATTTTAGTGGAATCAAACACGCGACCCGCCGATGTCGAAAACCCAGTCGATGTAGGTGATGTTACCTCCATGTCCCTTTCGCAGATAAAGATCGAAACACCAAACATGACTATGGTTACGGTCAGCATGAGTTCGGAACTAACTACTAATACGCCTGACTTACAATTGTCTAATCCAATTAAATCATCCAATAATAATACCGAACAACAAACTACGACCGTTTTAAATAACGAGTTGTCGAATCGGTTAACGGGATTCGCAACGGACCCTACTACCAATAATCCCTTAACGAGTTCTGTTATCGCGAATACGGAGGGAATGTTGTCCGATGTAAATAAGTTCACGACATCGGACATGGAAACGGTAACAGAATTAACCACGAGTGTAATGATAACGGAAATAAACGTTGTACAAACGAACGCCGTAAATCGAACCACTAATCAGATACCAGAACCCACCACCAAAGTTCCTGCATCTGACTTGCAGGTGACAAACGACCAATCCCTTGTAATAAATACATCGGATATCGTTACAACACTTCCAACGGTATCCGATACAAACGATACTCAATCATTTACTACAGAATCTCCCATCACGGAATCAATTCGTAACATAGTAAACTTTACCGACATTACCACTACTAATCAAACCAACGACATAACAACAAACACCCCTCAAACGCTAATTGATCTCGTAAGCGAGATGCCAAATCTTATTACCCGTTTACAGGATACAGGATTTACATCAACAACCGCCCAAGGGACGGCTGGTTCAAGAATCATCCAACCCGAGCAAACGACCGAAACCATCATcactaccaccaccaccgttCCTACGTCCATCACAGCATCTTCAAATGATTCCACCACGTCCCCCGTATCCTCCACTAACGCGACAACCCTCCCGTCCTCATCAGCGTCCGAATCAACGGTAGCGACCATGACGACAACGACTACCACGACGACAACGACCTTGCGAACGACATCAACAGAAGCTTCGTCGCGATCCGAACTCACTACCACTGTCGAACCGACGTCCGAAATGACCACGACTGTCGACATAAACGAGAATCTTGTCTCGACTGAGACAACGACTGATACATCGTCTACGCAAGCCACAACGGTCGCTGCGACCGAAGTCGATGATCTGAACACGAGGATAAATGGGGAGGCAATGACAACGACGACCAGTGCCGCATCACCCGCAAACATGTCGACCACACCCGCAACAACTACATCTACGACTACCGCACAAATCACTGTGCTAAATCGAATATTACCGTCTCCATCATTATCACCTCTTGGCGCTTTAAACACGGGAACGCCTTACTTAGGACGTTTCGGCGGCAGTCAGGTGACGGCGGCCCCAAAACTCAGCTCTTCCAAAGCGCCCGTTCGCGACTACTTGATTTATGGCATTTATCCCAACAAAACCATTGTGCGGAAGAGACCAGAGGACAATCTGATTGATGGCAGAAATGTGAACAGCCCGTACGTGATATTCGGCATCTATCCGGACGGCAGATTAGTCCGGAAATACCCCAACGGGACGATAATACCGGATTCACCCAGGAACCCGGTCGAGGTTGTGTTCACACTTAGAACTACCACTACTACTAACCGACCAGTTCCCAGGCCATATTATTATAACCAACCGGCTAACCCAGCGGTCGTTTATAACAACCAATATCAAGCCCCGCTATATTATGGTAATGGTAGACCTTTGGACGAGCTGACGGGAGGTGCCCAGAGCCCCGGACCCCTTGATTTTGGACTTATTGGTAATGCGATCGGCGTTACTCCTGGAGGCCCCAATTTCGCGGGACCACTTGGTCCCCCTGCTAGCGTCCCGAGCACAAACAAAATGGTATTTCTATCTTCATCAAAATCATACTTTATACGCGCATTTGATTCGTTCGATTGATTTGAAGATCAATTAAGAATCAAATTTATTGAGAAACGAGTTGTTTCCTGACTCCTTAGATATCTAGAAATTGTTGCTACGCGAAAGTAACttgaaaaatgatttaatgttAATAGAGATCAGAACTTTATTTGAATAACTAtctgcattttatttataattcttatttataaaatttttaaaaaattgtatatttctcATCagagcttttttaaaaactcatTATTCTAGTACACATCATATTGTAGAATATAAATGTCTATTCATAAATGTCTAACTATGTGAGTTGCaatctagaataaaaattacatttaaatataacatcaaTCCAGCAACAGATAATCATGCTTAGCGCAAAATGCGGATATACATGTAATAGCCAACATTTCtaattctttttgtttctattGAGCATAAAATATAGCAAAGTTTCATAACacgctttctttctctcgctggataattatgtaattgatAGATTAACAATTCAGTTTCTTGATATAACTTTGTAATTTGTATCTTTATAGCTTCTTTTCTAGCAGACTTacttttcattataatatacatacgtaATATATACATGCTTTACATTTTtggtgtaattttaattaaatttaatgcaatttaatacttttttccaggtcaaaaatattgaatgcTACAACGGCTGTACACAAgtattgtaaatttgtaaatagtGTGACAGATTTATATGTAGCACTTTGTTTGCCTATTTGCACTTTTGGTTTTTTTACGCACTGTATCTTTTGTGCAATTTGATCATGTTTTTCacttgtattaaatatttgatatattttataatatatgaaaactattttataaaaatttattgttacaaattCTTTTGTGTAATACGCACGACATGTGTTATACAAaggttgaaaaaaattgcttatattcttaaaattctttttatttaaactgtttaatgttatttttatatttttcattaaaattaactgtGTAGATGACACTTATTATTACAAGATTTATTATGGCGTGTTGTTAGTCCggtcatattaaaaattttatttaaaatattttggcataaaaatcataaaaaatattgtaaatctttgttatattgtcataaatttatgtaaacagattcagaaaaaaattttttttaattaaagaatttaaggtaaaaaaaatttatttaaaagtattaaaggGCATACACAAATTTTGagttatttgataaaaaatgacacAATCGTACCAATCTCGTTTCTCTTcgcaatatttgaaaaatattgcaagTTTATGAACTCTATCTctatttactattaaaatcttttctttttcaagttATTAAATACGGTACGTCAATATTTCagagcaatattttattaaatacccAAATGGGTACGCTGCCGAATGCACCGTTCAATAATCTGCAAACGCCAAGTAGTGGTCAAGTACAAGGATCAATTGGCCCTTCTATCTTCCAAGATCACGAAAGAAATGAAGGTTCTCGGACAAAAGTGACGTCTGATCAACGCGGTTCTGTATATATCGGgcaggtaataagaaaaaccATATTATGTGATTAAGCGTTACTAAAAAGAAAACACTTGAAAgcaatcataaatatttcaggataaatttattaattatcagaTTGATGGTGCACCAGATATCATTCCAAAAGTCGTTGATGTAAGAATAAATTCAGTGGCTGTAAGTAACTGAATGATAATTGACAactcttaataataaatttttttttactaataaattttcttgctTCTGTTTGCTAAcgatttagaaattaaaaaatccttCACGCTTCCCTTATTTCTTATAGTAACAAGATATGAGTTTGCGGAAaattctgttttatgcaaaacaaatgtaatttattgctaaagatatcataaaacgtacattttaataacttattaaattaacaaatattgcgaaaaatatataaattaaatagttaCTGCAGATAGTTAatacatatagaaatattaaaaagtctgtaaaagaaaattactaatttactATTGAAATTCATTATTAGACCTCTGTGAACGAAGGTACGGCTTCATCCACGGCATCAAACCTGTCCTTTGAAAATTTGCTGAACAATCAGTCGGGTGGTGGTGTAATAACAGCACCTCCTGGTTTTCCTTGGAGAGATCCTCTTGATCAGATATTCGGTATCACCACCAGTTCACCTGTACAAACAGCATCTGTGGCATCAAATCAACTAGTGCGTAATAAAtagcaaattatatttaaaatattcaagacaaattaatttataattaagtataatatactgttacatacataattaaatgttcATTAGACATACTATTattaagcaataattttttttaattgttatgtttgtttaaaaaatttaagataatacGGTAAATAACGTTTAAACATTTGCTAcacttctttatttatttctttttgtttcatatattgtttatttacgaatttttgttattatttataggaCGAGCCGACCGAAAGCAATGCGTCGATTATGTCGCGTCCCGTAAATTCCTTAGTAGAAGTCTTCACACCAGTTATGAGCAGTGCAACTTCAACAACTACTACAACTACCGCTAATACCACacctactactactactactactactgctgctgctgctgctgctgttgctgctagTACCACTACTCCTACTACTGCTAGTACCACTACTCCTACTACTACTGTCAGTACCACTCCTACTCCTACTGCCAGTACCACTCCTAGTACTACTACTGCAACTACTAGTACTACTACTACGCCGGCACCAACAACCACAGCGTCGACTACTACTGCcgctactactactactaccaCCACGACAACTACCACAACTACTACTACTTCAACAACAACCCCCGCAACGACTACGACGAGTCGCACAACAGGTACTACACAGAAAAAGAacacatttttgtttaaaaaatatttttatttaaaaaattttaaattaaaataaaattatacagcgCGTTAAATACAGACATAATTTACTTACATGaagaagaaattttgtatagttttcaagaaaaatgtattcttattatttaataataattttcatgagtTAAGAggacaaaaaatatcaaatagacaataatattttttaaccaagaattagaattttaaatattattattatgaaaataattatgtgtgtgtgtattctctttaaataattattataatatttaatatatatttgtttgttttaatttaaaattatatcaaagtcttcaaaaaagattaaattattatatataagcaagattatcattgtttcataTGTAAGTGAGAATACgaattcttttttgtatacaaaacaataattgtaaaatagattatatcaattttaacttaatatttttttgtgtacactTATAACTATTCCATTTGATTTGCTTTTCCTACAAATACTTAcgctgtatatataataacaggTTTAGGAACAATTCGATCGACAGTATCTGCAAGCAACATATTAAGCAGATTACAAACAAATACGATGGAGAATCCTTTTGGTACCTCGTTCGGAGATTTGGCTTTCCTAAATTCAttggtaaattttatttgtaatttatattaacaattttttaatgttatttcttCCTCTAAATACtgagaaacataaaaaaatatttgattgtatGTTATGTAATAAGCTATATATGTTaacaagttataaatataacaaagaaTCTTCTTATCTTTCACAGTTACAAAACAACAACAATGTTAAGTCCACCACGCCGAAAACGCTAACTGAAGTGGAGCAAGTATTAGCAAACAGGGTGagcaaaataaacaaaaacatttctaagacatataaatagaaaaggaaaaaaaattaatatatttcccgtaaacacatttattatcttaatccgaaaattaataaataaaataaacaaaattatttaatttttagtaatttaatataatattagtacaataattaaataaaaataattaaatgttttatataatttaatattatttaatatcggTTTGATATTGTTTCATCTTTTCTAGATTTTGTCGCTTGCACTTGCTAATCCTGGACCAACGCGAGCGCCGAAAGCAATTCAAACCGCGAGTTTGAATACGAATGTGAACGCGATCAAGGATCGTCCGTCACCCGGATTTCCCTCCGAGCCGATAGTAATCGACTTACTAC is part of the Monomorium pharaonis isolate MP-MQ-018 chromosome 2, ASM1337386v2, whole genome shotgun sequence genome and encodes:
- the LOC105828619 gene encoding mucin-17 isoform X1 translates to MARTFLLSLVVALLLIFVITEASRGQTNQTDGQKIQNRGSARYNSKSTTEPSALSTSETRSPREKSSRSETVSNLEKHETNVAREGTIRSRSKLKQSQAADDSATAPRTSSRHLNASADNSRNRQRSHTTHALKEEITRVDGNKENAPEPQTPRRLAASRRTSDISPVWVDNAKLDNAKLDHEVFAKSPDHLRSRTGRKIYVNHERESKSEIIPARKSPENENVETAEIPSEPEKAETRLEHSRVENITSKASKFDTKGANSSSSQKDEPKDVLLSGSESVRVDVPLRAENENGNLATTVSSINVSPRQASKPVKERVESNDIARSSAKKSRQSDRSKPRNRSKVRDPNFETTNSVGTSRRGSSKSGNNATAETNGRSSNSRHRSNANSRGRSAHKSRDAVAVEARSNGRQKNAGNNDFEANANRGTETRRSDRRTPEGKRRSKDGRSKAAEPKVDEQDVRAQTRSRSRVAVSNLDVTTTYIPKETIAEITTVPSVEDAEITTFNSATTRPSTTARISSSTERVSRNKGRDRGESSRAKKPPKEDFFNHGLGFRGRKSSTERSSSIVADPRITTPKSETQLPGNPGWTLRRRPSHVHHDTPSLTVTSTSVNRDQINEIVLLNDSSRSTETPLSNAKTGRRGTKRPKVKDESNTVSGLAAKSTTRGNKTFNKSESFGLPKGTEPESDNYPPAFRARLSQLKNSNSKPTEGKSTTRTNLQEHPRERTFRRHTRSSTKTMHVSEKNETVENAFATNVVLHVSPPTNPLTSIFDPDTRQATKPSLAILFSERSKMKLELARRLIKPELNVDENDFDVTTTAYSDKSKATEASTVSESRNIEKTTKTTGKLIGARATHGSSTVASALKGKSIVRGRWKLLETRKVTKDRNAESPLGSATATNKKDRVASQGVPSPPVEETSTRSVIEFNAVPRRITVSHRGTVVPAEETAATTVDTTKVRYPTTALREEAATVDAVEENSIITTVEPLKFNKTSEITIHLTEFPQEVTLPPTVTMPSSEKLYPVYIPDAKEFNLSNGKETTAIPSDAGRSSVRPRYTKPQQQPDKVAVSMVTSRTVGPTSRYIRKKSGVFTPYNVVPKTTTTDAAPTQTKRREFRPRTSTYRRHSEASPTRQVATVQQPTATTAVEQTTAATGVTITPKPTKYQAQLVTPSTAARPSSPSEPLVSVRIDTSNDTTQRATGIAGSSNGDSGNSNIFNPTRSTYLNANTTTLLEQLRSTVAPLLSDLGNRTPIFSGSYSNVNTANSAPRITPNGSPPRFSARYKGAELFVRKPSGVVPSITTSSTTASTPIENSGSAPPIAINSPGEPRFVTFYQALESASIRNENLGVDDVSQRQKLTGVVTKVEPNATVSNGAGNDIANNNDTNASITATTTTTTFSPDTTIVDTTTVVQSADNSLVSRLSAENSTDGGPETVTTTVRTPANSDVNEGEMTQTSISESPGTTVPVNTITPPSDANVSGTFPSTQTTSTSVADVTLAALSSTESNVLDDDVRSTESVDTSTEIATSLPITERVNINISGSQNLQAASDILDTTPTPITESVTVTPEATTVSAINDKSSENIEANTMQQPEKTTLRTTEPIEDIETNTVQQSDVTIPSQMTMEITSTAEPTTTEEISNDIIEIRATVAPIFTTTYPRLIDYAQDILSRLSHKGFSTVRTPTQKPTVTTTVFPEMSNTIPDSSTNAGSPEETTVRETSTIPPDVELVPTTTTNGPEVITRNTVGLDTASQPNGQETNARNTLDSSTTTGQTLSSTIGNERNATSDPELTTTADEEIPITTPIPVPRLVDSIMENDSQSSNDTLLTELMTIAKTLFTEGMNDTRQLTQIDGMVGNDNENRSVLILNGTEATITPSELLKFLANTTEYVDVTMSVDLPGSEREDNSTRAPVVGSKILVESNTRPADVENPVDVGDVTSMSLSQIKIETPNMTMVTVSMSSELTTNTPDLQLSNPIKSSNNNTEQQTTTVLNNELSNRLTGFATDPTTNNPLTSSVIANTEGMLSDVNKFTTSDMETVTELTTSVMITEINVVQTNAVNRTTNQIPEPTTKVPASDLQVTNDQSLVINTSDIVTTLPTVSDTNDTQSFTTESPITESIRNIVNFTDITTTNQTNDITTNTPQTLIDLVSEMPNLITRLQDTGFTSTTAQGTAGSRIIQPEQTTETIITTTTTVPTSITASSNDSTTSPVSSTNATTLPSSSASESTVATMTTTTTTTTTTLRTTSTEASSRSELTTTVEPTSEMTTTVDINENLVSTETTTDTSSTQATTVAATEVDDLNTRINGEAMTTTTSAASPANMSTTPATTTSTTTAQITVLNRILPSPSLSPLGALNTGTPYLGRFGGSQVTAAPKLSSSKAPVRDYLIYGIYPNKTIVRKRPEDNLIDGRNVNSPYVIFGIYPDGRLVRKYPNGTIIPDSPRNPVEVVFTLRTTTTTNRPVPRPYYYNQPANPAVVYNNQYQAPLYYGNGRPLDELTGGAQSPGPLDFGLIGNAIGVTPGGPNFAGPLGPPASVPSTNKMSNILLNTQMGTLPNAPFNNLQTPSSGQVQGSIGPSIFQDHERNEGSRTKVTSDQRGSVYIGQDKFINYQIDGAPDIIPKVVDVRINSVATSVNEGTASSTASNLSFENLLNNQSGGGVITAPPGFPWRDPLDQIFGITTSSPVQTASVASNQLDEPTESNASIMSRPVNSLVEVFTPVMSSATSTTTTTTANTTPTTTTTTTAAAAAAVAASTTTPTTASTTTPTTTVSTTPTPTASTTPSTTTATTSTTTTPAPTTTASTTTAATTTTTTTTTTTTTTTSTTTPATTTTSRTTGLGTIRSTVSASNILSRLQTNTMENPFGTSFGDLAFLNSLLQNNNNVKSTTPKTLTEVEQVLANRILSLALANPGPTRAPKAIQTASLNTNVNAIKDRPSPGFPSEPIVIDLLPLTSPSTLISSTSPTKRYTETTQASTASTTRAPVVITAKPKTTARPKVTTPRATVGFGQSLWRTLLGNIFEATTTASSAKTRQKPVVRATTQKPAAITQTPAQIVRSTLANYILPAIKSPTTPRSVDISDIHVASSTSLTDSIISASTPSTISTTLLNNPNPRLNDASTSTYSPDDDAKFLAALLRAVQTETKPSTSTTSKAQLSEDDEAFLRAILSNQAIISTTTPSSTEVNPAALLALLLKQQGIEPTTPATNIRERLQLSSLGLLSPEETLTTSTTSRPVSTARQVVTPRPTARPRPPPTPPVQTTTWAPSSTYPPPLFGGSGSSAGSGLVTATRAIGRFLGAAISVSILLL